A single window of Martelella sp. NC20 DNA harbors:
- a CDS encoding pirin family protein yields MSWNPTIEPGCPDEVGIDVIETLILPRARDIGGFEARRALPAPKRQMVGPFIFFDQAGPAEFLTGQGVDVRPHPHTGLGTVTYLFRGDFHHRDSTGADQVIRPGELNWMVAGRGVTHSERTSAEARSGPNSLFGIQTWLALPDKDEDMAPAFEHHGKDALPLIEDAGVKLRLILGNAYGETAPARMLSETFYADVMLAAGSRLPMPDDHEDRGIYIVDGSILVAGQEYAAGQMMVFRPGDRITVAAGERGSRLMILGGATLPGPRYIWWNFVASSRERIEEAKAEWRARKWGQGRFDLPVGDREEHTPLPE; encoded by the coding sequence ATGAGCTGGAACCCGACGATCGAACCGGGCTGCCCTGACGAGGTGGGCATTGACGTAATCGAAACGCTGATACTCCCGCGCGCCCGCGATATCGGCGGTTTCGAGGCTCGCCGCGCCCTGCCAGCGCCGAAGCGGCAGATGGTCGGCCCGTTCATCTTCTTCGACCAGGCGGGACCGGCCGAGTTCCTGACGGGGCAGGGCGTCGATGTCCGGCCGCATCCTCATACCGGGCTTGGAACCGTCACCTACCTGTTTCGGGGGGACTTCCATCATCGCGACAGCACCGGCGCCGATCAGGTCATCCGTCCCGGCGAACTGAACTGGATGGTCGCGGGACGCGGCGTCACGCATTCCGAACGCACGAGCGCCGAAGCCAGAAGCGGCCCGAACAGCCTGTTCGGCATCCAGACCTGGCTGGCACTGCCCGACAAGGACGAGGACATGGCGCCGGCGTTCGAACATCACGGCAAGGACGCGCTTCCGCTCATCGAGGATGCAGGCGTCAAGCTGCGGCTTATTCTCGGCAATGCCTATGGCGAGACGGCGCCGGCAAGGATGCTCTCGGAAACCTTCTACGCCGATGTGATGCTCGCGGCGGGAAGCCGTCTGCCGATGCCCGACGATCACGAGGATCGCGGCATCTATATCGTTGACGGCTCGATATTGGTGGCCGGGCAGGAATATGCGGCCGGTCAGATGATGGTCTTCCGCCCCGGCGACAGGATCACGGTCGCAGCGGGAGAAAGAGGTTCCCGGCTGATGATCCTGGGCGGCGCCACGCTGCCGGGACCTCGCTATATCTGGTGGAACTTCGTGGCGTCATCGCGGGAGCGCATCGAGGAGGCCAAGGCCGAATGGCGTGCCCGAAAGTGGGGGCAGGGCCGCTTTGACCTGCCTGTCGGCGACCGGGAAGAACACACGCCCCTGCCGGAATGA
- a CDS encoding LysR family transcriptional regulator, producing the protein MDIEDLQTFVAVADAGGISAAARRLGLSKSIVSRRLFRLEAELGAQLLARTTRGAALTEAGATFRDHAARVSAEMDMAREAILPSGELRGRLRIAAPLSFGPTHVAPALAEMARRHPHLQLDASYSDRFVDIIGEGFDCAIRVGLLPDSNLIAKRVGPIFGKLLASPDYIERHGAPKTPEDLVSHEALMQETEIWRLMNGDKVVSVQPQGRFKADNGLALTAAAVAGLGIANLPDCLTHRYVASGALVPVMTDYPPPNAGIYVVRPPGQHLARKLRVLTDVLSEYIRKNPEHWGIER; encoded by the coding sequence TTGGATATTGAAGACCTTCAGACATTCGTGGCGGTGGCTGATGCCGGAGGCATTTCGGCTGCCGCGCGCAGGTTGGGGCTTTCCAAGTCGATCGTCAGCCGACGGCTCTTCAGGCTCGAAGCGGAACTCGGGGCCCAGCTTCTCGCGCGCACAACCCGTGGCGCCGCCCTTACGGAAGCAGGCGCCACCTTCCGGGACCATGCCGCCCGGGTCAGCGCCGAGATGGACATGGCGCGGGAGGCCATTCTGCCCAGCGGCGAGCTTCGCGGACGCCTGCGCATCGCCGCGCCGCTTTCATTCGGGCCGACCCATGTTGCGCCGGCGCTTGCCGAGATGGCGCGCAGACACCCGCATCTGCAGCTCGACGCGTCCTATAGCGATCGCTTCGTCGATATTATCGGCGAGGGTTTCGATTGCGCGATCAGGGTCGGGCTTCTGCCCGATTCCAACCTGATCGCCAAACGCGTCGGGCCGATCTTCGGAAAGCTACTGGCAAGCCCGGACTATATCGAAAGGCACGGCGCGCCCAAAACGCCGGAGGACCTCGTCAGTCACGAGGCGCTGATGCAGGAAACGGAAATCTGGCGGTTGATGAATGGCGACAAGGTTGTTTCGGTTCAGCCGCAGGGCCGCTTCAAGGCGGATAACGGTCTGGCGCTGACCGCCGCGGCGGTCGCGGGGCTGGGAATTGCCAACCTGCCGGATTGCCTGACGCACAGATATGTCGCTTCCGGCGCCCTCGTTCCCGTGATGACCGATTATCCGCCGCCCAACGCCGGCATTTATGTCGTCCGTCCGCCGGGCCAGCACCTGGCGCGCAAGCTCAGGGTCCTCACCGACGTGCTGTCCGAATATATTCGGAAAAACCCCGAACATTGGGGGATCGAGCGGTAG
- a CDS encoding LysE family translocator, translated as MEFSSFIAFILVAAVQTGTPGPSTLFLVNNALAVGPQRALVALSGDLAAIALLATLSVLGMGALLVAYPVAFLVLRLVGAAYVIWLGWTYLRYPPPQSGRTVLPQRSGAALWMHSFGVGISNPKAVLFFAALFPQFLPEDGGPSLMALLVVTFVIVKFVILGGYALGARQAVRLLHKPEHARRGRMLTGLIFIAFGALMIWAALTAS; from the coding sequence ATGGAATTTTCGTCGTTCATTGCCTTCATCCTCGTCGCAGCCGTGCAGACCGGGACGCCAGGTCCATCGACGCTTTTTCTGGTGAACAACGCGCTGGCCGTCGGCCCACAGCGCGCGCTTGTCGCCTTAAGCGGCGATCTGGCGGCAATCGCGCTGCTTGCCACGCTTTCCGTGCTCGGCATGGGCGCCCTGCTGGTCGCCTATCCCGTCGCCTTCCTCGTTCTGCGGCTTGTGGGAGCCGCCTACGTCATCTGGCTCGGCTGGACCTATCTGCGGTATCCACCGCCGCAATCCGGCCGGACCGTCCTGCCGCAGCGAAGCGGAGCGGCGCTGTGGATGCATTCCTTCGGGGTCGGCATCAGCAATCCGAAAGCCGTCCTGTTCTTCGCGGCGCTGTTCCCCCAGTTTCTCCCCGAGGATGGCGGACCGTCTCTGATGGCGCTTCTGGTCGTCACGTTCGTGATCGTGAAGTTTGTCATCCTGGGCGGCTACGCGCTTGGAGCGCGGCAGGCTGTCAGGCTTCTGCACAAGCCGGAACACGCAAGACGCGGGCGGATGCTGACCGGCCTGATCTTCATCGCGTTCGGGGCACTGATGATCTGGGCTGCCCTGACCGCCTCATGA
- a CDS encoding monovalent cation:proton antiporter-2 (CPA2) family protein — protein MAEASLGETIGPAIVLMGAAVVAVPLFKRLGLGSVLGYFAAGVLVGPSVLGLITDAGSILHFSELGVVMFLFVIGLELRPQKLWTMRGEIFGLGLVQVAVATAALSLAGMALFGFSAAVAFVAGSGFVLSSTAVIMSLLQDRGEVASSEGQKSVSILLFEDLMIVPLLAVVAFLSPVAGGQSGWMDILWATAALLALLAVSRFGLNPFFALLARSRAREVLTAGALLVVLGAALLMELAGLSMAMGAFLAGVMLSGSSYRHQIESDIEPFRGLLMGLFFLAVGMSLNLSVVAAEWPLLLAVLAAFTLAKGIAVYAIARLFGGDNRQALRRTSMFLQGGEFAFVLYAAAVSDGVIDARENALFSTVVILSMALTPFILIGADRLLRRETSMDGVDVANDLKGRILVIGFGRFGQIASQFLLSRGIDLAAIDNDPDRIRDAGRWGFKVFFGDGARLDVLRSSGAGEADAIMICIDDRKAALQIVELARHAFPQARLLVRSYDRGHSVELIRAGVDYQIRETVESAYLMGAEGLRALGFAEANVAETVEDIRRRDNERLSEQVQGEFMSGRDRLLTEPVPEPLNDRT, from the coding sequence ATGGCTGAAGCAAGCCTCGGAGAAACGATCGGACCCGCCATCGTGTTGATGGGCGCGGCCGTCGTCGCAGTCCCTTTGTTCAAGCGGCTAGGCCTCGGATCGGTCCTCGGCTACTTCGCCGCCGGCGTGCTTGTCGGCCCTTCCGTGCTCGGCTTGATCACCGATGCCGGTTCCATCCTGCATTTCTCGGAGCTCGGCGTGGTGATGTTCCTGTTCGTGATCGGACTGGAACTGAGGCCGCAAAAACTATGGACCATGCGCGGTGAGATCTTCGGGCTGGGCCTCGTACAGGTGGCCGTGGCGACCGCCGCGCTTTCGTTGGCCGGCATGGCACTATTCGGCTTTTCCGCCGCTGTCGCCTTCGTTGCCGGCTCAGGCTTCGTTCTGTCCTCGACAGCCGTCATCATGTCGCTGTTGCAGGACAGGGGTGAGGTTGCAAGCAGCGAGGGTCAGAAGTCGGTTTCGATCCTGCTCTTCGAAGACCTGATGATCGTACCGCTGCTGGCCGTGGTCGCCTTCCTTTCACCCGTCGCCGGCGGGCAGTCGGGATGGATGGATATCCTGTGGGCCACTGCCGCGCTGCTGGCGCTCCTGGCCGTCTCCCGCTTCGGCCTCAACCCGTTTTTCGCGCTTCTGGCGCGAAGCAGGGCGCGGGAGGTGTTGACCGCCGGCGCGCTTCTGGTTGTCCTGGGCGCCGCGCTGCTGATGGAACTTGCCGGTCTTTCGATGGCGATGGGCGCGTTTCTGGCCGGTGTGATGCTGTCGGGGTCGAGCTACAGGCACCAGATCGAAAGCGATATCGAACCGTTTCGCGGCCTGCTGATGGGATTGTTCTTCCTGGCCGTCGGCATGTCGCTGAACCTCTCCGTGGTTGCTGCCGAATGGCCGCTTTTGCTCGCCGTGCTTGCCGCATTCACGCTCGCAAAAGGGATCGCCGTCTACGCCATCGCCCGGCTTTTCGGCGGCGACAACCGTCAGGCCCTGCGCCGGACGTCGATGTTTCTTCAGGGCGGCGAATTCGCCTTCGTGCTCTATGCGGCGGCCGTTTCGGACGGCGTGATCGACGCGCGGGAAAACGCCCTGTTCTCCACCGTCGTGATCTTGTCCATGGCACTCACGCCCTTCATTCTGATCGGCGCGGACAGACTTCTTCGTCGCGAGACATCCATGGATGGCGTCGATGTCGCGAATGATCTGAAAGGCCGTATCCTGGTCATCGGCTTCGGCCGTTTCGGACAGATCGCCTCGCAGTTTCTGCTGTCGAGAGGCATCGACCTCGCCGCCATCGACAATGATCCGGACCGGATTCGCGATGCCGGACGTTGGGGCTTCAAGGTGTTCTTCGGCGATGGCGCCCGCCTCGATGTTCTGCGCAGTTCCGGCGCTGGCGAAGCGGATGCGATCATGATCTGTATCGATGACCGCAAGGCCGCCCTTCAGATCGTGGAACTGGCGCGGCATGCCTTTCCTCAGGCCAGGCTCCTGGTGCGCAGCTATGATCGCGGCCATTCCGTCGAGCTCATCCGCGCCGGCGTCGATTACCAGATCCGCGAAACGGTCGAATCCGCCTATCTGATGGGCGCGGAAGGGCTGCGGGCGCTGGGTTTTGCCGAGGCCAACGTGGCGGAAACAGTCGAGGACATCCGCAGACGTGACAATGAACGCCTGTCGGAACAGGTGCAGGGTGAGTTCATGTCCGGCCGTGACCGGCTGTTGACCGAACCTGTACCGGAGCCACTGAACGACAGAACGTGA
- the allE gene encoding (S)-ureidoglycine aminohydrolase — protein sequence MRSSLGETRSSIKRSHALICVDSHEIISLPHWPGAEVVSYVTPGLGAGFSLFRIVATRQTRIPPPPHDGVRFVLLRAGQAEIRDGADVHTLGMDEYAYLPQASGFTLEMAAGTEILCLEHAYKPMPGVQPPGPVFNSMPAIAAVPLKGNEQLRVQKLLPEEPGFDMEVNVMTFAPGGSLPYVETHFMEHGLVMLDGGGIYRLDDQWYPVARGDAIWMAPFCPQWFGALGRGDARYLIYKNWNRDPLA from the coding sequence ATGCGTTCGAGCCTTGGTGAAACCCGGTCGAGCATCAAGCGTTCCCACGCGCTCATCTGCGTGGACAGCCACGAGATCATCAGCCTGCCGCACTGGCCCGGCGCAGAAGTCGTCTCCTATGTGACGCCGGGTCTCGGCGCGGGCTTCTCCCTTTTCAGGATAGTCGCGACGCGGCAAACCCGGATACCGCCCCCGCCGCATGACGGTGTCCGCTTCGTCCTGCTGCGTGCCGGCCAGGCCGAAATCCGCGACGGCGCGGATGTGCACACGCTCGGGATGGACGAATATGCCTATCTGCCGCAGGCGAGCGGCTTCACTCTGGAGATGGCGGCGGGGACGGAGATCCTCTGCCTCGAACATGCCTACAAACCGATGCCCGGTGTCCAGCCGCCCGGACCGGTCTTCAATTCGATGCCGGCAATTGCTGCCGTTCCGCTGAAGGGAAACGAGCAGCTCCGTGTCCAGAAGCTGCTGCCGGAGGAACCGGGCTTCGACATGGAGGTCAATGTGATGACTTTCGCGCCCGGCGGCTCGCTGCCCTATGTCGAAACCCATTTCATGGAGCACGGCCTGGTGATGCTCGACGGCGGCGGCATCTATCGCCTCGATGACCAATGGTACCCGGTCGCGCGCGGCGACGCCATCTGGATGGCGCCGTTCTGCCCGCAATGGTTCGGAGCGCTCGGGCGAGGCGATGCGCGCTATCTTATCTACAAGAACTGGAACCGCGATCCACTGGCGTGA
- a CDS encoding TRAP transporter substrate-binding protein, giving the protein MKKTLITALTLALLGSAQAYAQEKIIRFAHDSNGDIYDNPNHACASVFAAIVNTGSNGALKVEIYPGGQLGTIGEAVQMVRDGVIEVTNASTGALAPYYPNIDVLNLPFAFASNGAADTVFNGAFGHALKQDIEDKLGDVVVLGYPDTGGLFVISNSEKPISSLEDMKGIRLRTMTLPSHQAIMNALGMEAYPLAFSEVYSGLQTGVIDGQMNPIPILVSAKLDEVQQYLTLTNHLYSPFTMLFNKAFYDDLTEDQKDLIHTAAQSCENAARGISRIIEASDRGLAGLAGEMTITALSAEDRAQMREVTDVAFDKYMAENHGEDALALVDLLKVESQKANSTRYFGEE; this is encoded by the coding sequence ATGAAAAAGACATTGATTACTGCCCTGACGCTCGCACTGCTGGGCAGCGCCCAGGCCTATGCGCAGGAAAAAATCATCCGCTTTGCCCATGACAGCAATGGCGATATCTACGACAATCCCAACCACGCCTGCGCCTCGGTATTCGCGGCCATCGTCAACACCGGCAGCAATGGCGCGCTGAAGGTGGAAATCTATCCTGGCGGCCAGCTTGGCACCATCGGCGAGGCTGTCCAGATGGTCCGCGACGGCGTCATCGAGGTCACCAATGCCTCGACCGGCGCGCTCGCCCCCTATTACCCGAACATCGACGTGCTGAACCTGCCCTTCGCTTTTGCCAGCAACGGCGCCGCCGACACCGTGTTCAACGGCGCCTTCGGCCACGCGCTGAAGCAGGATATCGAGGACAAGCTCGGCGATGTCGTGGTGCTCGGCTACCCGGACACCGGCGGACTGTTCGTCATCTCGAATTCGGAGAAGCCGATCTCGTCGCTTGAAGACATGAAGGGCATCCGCCTGCGCACCATGACGCTGCCGTCGCATCAGGCGATCATGAACGCGCTCGGCATGGAAGCCTATCCGCTGGCATTCTCGGAGGTCTATTCCGGCCTGCAGACCGGCGTCATCGACGGCCAGATGAACCCGATCCCGATCCTGGTCTCGGCCAAGCTCGACGAGGTACAGCAGTATCTGACGCTGACCAACCACCTCTATTCGCCGTTCACCATGCTGTTCAACAAGGCCTTCTACGACGACCTGACGGAAGACCAGAAGGACCTGATCCACACCGCGGCGCAGTCCTGCGAGAACGCCGCACGCGGCATCTCGCGCATCATCGAGGCCTCCGACCGCGGTCTCGCCGGGCTTGCCGGCGAAATGACGATCACGGCACTGTCGGCCGAGGATCGCGCCCAGATGCGTGAGGTCACCGACGTGGCCTTCGACAAGTACATGGCGGAAAACCACGGCGAGGATGCCCTCGCGCTGGTCGACCTGCTCAAGGTTGAAAGCCAGAAGGCCAACTCGACCCGCTATTTCGGCGAGGAATGA
- a CDS encoding TRAP transporter large permease, whose amino-acid sequence MAVGIIFFGLLVLGMPIAFAIGLAGLTGLIQLDNPRFLLTGVSKLFTGMDSFTFLAMPFFILAGEIMNHIGITNQLMRLAHVMVGHFRGGLAHANMVASVLFSGLTGAATADAAAFGKTLVPEMVRNGYRRDYAAAVTAAGSIIGPTIPPSGLMVVYGSLMGVSIGGLFAAGILPGLMICAVCMAIIALGAARNNLPQAERRATLKELAKAVWSAGLALMMPVIILGGILGGIVTPTEAASVAVAYALFVGLVIYRNLTMVDLYRMLLTTARTTGVIFAIIAFASMLGWWMSYERIPQAIASAVLSISSNPAVIIFLVVLILLAVGMVMDITAILIILAPVLVPLANDIGLQPIHSGIIFVLALNISLMTPPVGACLFVLSSVTGEKLERIAAKLWPFLIAEIGVLFVFAYWEWLALLVPRLLGFAA is encoded by the coding sequence ATGGCAGTTGGCATCATCTTCTTCGGGCTTCTCGTCCTCGGCATGCCGATCGCCTTCGCCATCGGCCTTGCCGGGCTCACAGGGCTGATCCAGCTCGACAATCCCCGCTTTCTGCTGACCGGCGTCTCGAAGCTCTTCACCGGCATGGATTCCTTCACCTTCCTGGCCATGCCGTTCTTCATCCTCGCCGGCGAGATCATGAACCATATCGGCATCACCAACCAGCTCATGCGGCTCGCCCATGTGATGGTCGGCCATTTCCGCGGCGGGCTCGCCCATGCCAACATGGTTGCCTCGGTGCTGTTTTCCGGCCTGACCGGTGCCGCCACCGCCGATGCCGCCGCCTTCGGCAAGACGTTGGTGCCGGAAATGGTGCGCAACGGTTATCGCCGCGATTATGCCGCCGCCGTGACGGCCGCCGGCTCGATTATCGGCCCGACCATCCCGCCCTCCGGCCTGATGGTGGTCTACGGATCGCTGATGGGGGTCTCGATCGGCGGGCTGTTTGCCGCCGGCATCCTGCCCGGGCTGATGATCTGCGCGGTCTGCATGGCGATCATCGCGCTCGGCGCAGCGCGCAACAACCTGCCGCAGGCCGAACGCCGGGCCACGCTGAAGGAGCTTGCAAAGGCCGTCTGGAGCGCCGGCCTCGCTTTGATGATGCCGGTGATCATTCTCGGCGGCATTCTGGGCGGCATCGTCACGCCGACGGAAGCGGCCTCGGTCGCCGTCGCCTATGCGCTGTTCGTCGGGCTGGTGATCTACCGCAACCTGACGATGGTCGACCTCTACCGGATGCTGCTGACGACGGCGCGCACGACCGGGGTGATCTTCGCCATCATCGCCTTCGCCTCCATGCTCGGCTGGTGGATGAGCTATGAGCGCATCCCGCAGGCGATCGCCAGCGCGGTGCTGTCGATTTCGTCGAACCCGGCCGTCATCATCTTCCTGGTGGTGCTCATCCTTCTGGCGGTCGGCATGGTGATGGATATCACCGCCATCCTGATCATCCTCGCGCCGGTGCTGGTGCCGCTCGCCAACGATATCGGGCTGCAGCCGATCCATTCGGGCATCATCTTCGTGCTGGCGCTCAACATCTCGCTGATGACCCCGCCCGTTGGCGCCTGCCTGTTCGTGCTGTCGTCGGTCACCGGCGAAAAGCTCGAACGCATCGCGGCGAAGCTCTGGCCGTTCCTGATCGCGGAGATCGGGGTGCTGTTTGTCTTCGCCTACTGGGAATGGCTCGCTTTGCTCGTGCCACGCCTGCTGGGCTTTGCGGCCTAG
- a CDS encoding TRAP transporter small permease: protein MREIAGKLSSALNRVVDAVVVILLAALVLDVWIGVMDRYLFHWQFNWPEIMARYLMIWVALLAISCGIARRDHIGLTILIDRFPETLRRGVLIGCDLLALALFIWTFIYGLQFAISGASRFAMIFGMSMAPAFAAVPTAAALASVQLALCLVRDAGRYAIQDQAAEV, encoded by the coding sequence TTGAGAGAGATCGCCGGCAAACTTTCATCGGCGCTGAACAGGGTGGTCGACGCCGTGGTCGTTATCCTGCTCGCGGCCCTGGTGCTCGATGTCTGGATCGGGGTGATGGATCGTTATCTGTTCCACTGGCAATTCAACTGGCCGGAAATCATGGCCCGCTACCTGATGATCTGGGTGGCGCTTCTCGCCATTTCCTGCGGCATCGCGCGGCGTGACCACATCGGGCTGACGATCCTGATCGACCGCTTCCCGGAAACGCTGCGTCGCGGCGTGCTGATCGGCTGCGACCTGCTGGCGCTGGCGCTGTTCATCTGGACCTTTATCTACGGCCTGCAGTTCGCGATCAGCGGGGCCTCGCGCTTCGCGATGATCTTCGGCATGTCGATGGCGCCGGCCTTTGCGGCGGTGCCGACCGCTGCGGCGCTCGCCTCTGTGCAGCTTGCGCTCTGTCTGGTGCGTGATGCCGGGCGCTACGCCATCCAGGATCAGGCGGCGGAGGTCTGA
- a CDS encoding LysR family transcriptional regulator: MLHSSLLSQIDEVARRGSIRAAADVLNVSASSINRRIIQLEAEIGTPLFIRHSGGMKVTAAGEVVVAHIRQTLRDSARMKKRLSELAGADGQRVRISAMHGLSAGIIPLILRVFRSEHPEIAITVRSQTEAGVESDLVNGECDLGLAYAWANGTGITANTVFPTRLGVVVSNNHPLAIRPHLRLAEIAKWPIVLPDESVTINHLVTEAFAVAGFPLRTTVLSNSIELLKSIARTGEAITFLSRIDVEEDLKEGHLVYVPIHGRDIANHELRLGRRKDSTLDTSVTLAEECIRKVISKIETPLADPVVGKLAEIY, encoded by the coding sequence ATGCTTCACTCAAGCCTGCTGTCACAAATCGACGAGGTCGCCCGGCGCGGTTCCATCCGCGCGGCGGCCGATGTCCTGAACGTTTCCGCATCGTCGATAAACCGTCGAATCATCCAGCTCGAGGCGGAGATCGGGACGCCGCTGTTCATCCGCCACTCCGGCGGCATGAAGGTGACCGCCGCCGGCGAGGTCGTGGTGGCCCACATCCGCCAGACGCTGCGCGACAGCGCACGGATGAAGAAACGTCTGAGCGAGCTGGCAGGCGCCGATGGCCAGCGCGTGCGGATCTCGGCGATGCATGGCCTTTCCGCCGGCATCATTCCGCTGATCCTCAGGGTCTTCCGTTCCGAACACCCCGAAATCGCGATCACCGTTCGCAGCCAGACGGAGGCCGGTGTCGAAAGCGACCTCGTCAATGGCGAATGCGATCTGGGGCTTGCCTATGCCTGGGCGAACGGCACAGGCATCACCGCCAACACGGTGTTCCCGACCCGGCTCGGCGTGGTGGTCAGCAACAACCATCCGCTCGCCATCCGGCCGCATCTCAGGCTCGCCGAAATCGCGAAATGGCCGATCGTGCTGCCGGACGAATCCGTGACCATCAACCATCTGGTCACCGAAGCCTTCGCCGTTGCCGGCTTTCCGCTGCGCACCACCGTTCTGTCGAATTCGATCGAGCTCTTGAAATCCATCGCCCGCACCGGCGAGGCGATCACCTTCCTCAGCCGCATCGACGTCGAGGAAGATCTGAAGGAAGGCCACCTCGTTTATGTGCCGATCCACGGCCGCGACATCGCCAACCACGAACTGAGGCTCGGTCGCCGCAAGGACAGCACGCTGGACACATCCGTGACGCTCGCCGAGGAATGCATCCGCAAGGTGATTTCCAAGATCGAGACCCCGCTCGCCGACCCGGTAGTCGGCAAGCTCGCCGAGATATATTGA